The Mauremys reevesii isolate NIE-2019 linkage group 1, ASM1616193v1, whole genome shotgun sequence genome has a segment encoding these proteins:
- the LOC120376008 gene encoding olfactory receptor 51G2-like yields the protein MSAVNDTISAVFLLTGIPGQEDVHLWISVLFCLVYVISIVGNSVILFIIKTDPSLNEPMYIFLSMLAITDLGLSIATIPTILGVFWFNSRKISLSACFAQLFFIHSLSFIESSVLLLMAFDRFVAIYDPLRYASILTRQRIAKMGLVCVLRGVSVEFPVPFLLKRFRYCRANVLSHSYCLHQDVMKMACSDITINSIYGLFIIVSTVGLDSLLILLSYVMIFKTVLSIASHTQRIRALNTCVSHLCAVLLFYTPMIGLSVIHRFGKGSSPLLQILLGYIYLLVPPLINPIVYSVKSKHLRVRIIRAFVK from the coding sequence TGCTCaccgggatacctgggcaggaagacgTTCATCTCTGGATCTCTGTCCTCTTCTGCTTAGTGTATGTTATTtcaatagtaggaaattcagtcattctgttcattataaaaacagatccaagcctcaatgagcccatgtacattttcctttccatgttggccattACAGACCTTGGCTTATCAATAGCCACCATACCAACGATACTCGGTGTATTCTGGTTTAACTCTAGGAAAATCAGCCTCAGTGCCTGTTTTgctcagctgttcttcatccactcgCTTTCGTTCATTGAATCCTCTGTGCTCCTTTTGATGGCCTTTGACCGTTTTGTTGCGATCTATGACCCGCTAAGATATGCTTCTATTCTAACCAGGCAGAGAATAGCTAAgatgggactggtgtgtgtgcTAAGAGGAGTATCCGTAGAGTTCCCGGTCCCCTTTCTCCTAAAACGGTTCCGATACTGTcgagccaatgtcctctcccattcctactgcctgcaccaggacGTCATGAAGATGGCTTGTTCAGACATCACCATCAACAGCATCTATGGCTTGTTCATAATAGTCTCCACGGTGGGTTTGGACTCGCTGCTTATCCTGCTATCGTATGTGATGATCttcaaaacagtgctgagcattGCTTCTCATACACAACGGATcagggccctgaacacctgcgtCTCTCACCTCTGTGCCGTCCTGCTCTTCTACACACCAATGATCGGCCTGTCTGTGATACACAGATTCGGGAAGGGCTCTTCTCCCTTACTTCAGATTCTCCTGGGTTACATCTACCTGCTGGTCCCACCACTGATTAACCCAATCGTGTACagtgtgaaaagcaaacaccttcgtgtGAGGATAATCAGGGCATTCGTCAAATGA
- the LOC120395745 gene encoding olfactory receptor 51G2-like codes for MYVISIVGNSAILFIIKIDPSLHEPMYIFLSMLAVTDLALSISTIPTILGIFLFNVREISLNACFAQLFFIHSLQCIESSVLLLMAFDRFVAICNPLRYASILTLARIAKMGLVCVLRGVAVIFPLPILLKRFRYCRANVLSHSYCLHQEVMKMACSDITDNSIYGLSVAFFTTWLDSLLILLSYVMILKTVLSIASHAECLRALNTCVSHLCAVLIFYIPEFGLSLVHRFGNSSSPLLQILLGYVYLLVPPLMNPIVYSVKSRHLRARIIRVFVK; via the coding sequence ATGTATGTTATTTCCATAGTAGGAAATTCAgccattctgttcattataaaaatagatccaagcctccatgagcccatgtacattttcctttccatgttggctgTCACAGACCTTGCCTTATCTATATCCACCATACCAACGATACTGGGCATATTCTTGTTTAATGTTAGGGAGATCAGCCTCAATGCTTGTTTTGCCCAGCTGTTTTTCATCCACTCGCTTCAGTGCATTGAATCCTCCgtgctcttgttgatggcctttgaccgcttcgTTGCGATCTGCAACCCTCTGAGATATGCTTCCATCTTAACCCTGGCAagaatagccaagatgggactTGTGTGTGTGCTAAGAGGGGTGGCCGTAATATTCCCACTCCCCATTCTCCTGAAACGGTTCCGATACTGTcgagccaatgtcctctcccattcctactgcctgcaccaggagGTCATGAAAATGGCTTGTTCAGACATCACAGACAACAGCATCTATGGCTTATCTGTTGCATTCTTTACAACGTGGTTGGACTCGCTGCTTATCCtcctctcttatgtgatgatcctcaaaacagtgctgagcatcGCGTCCCACGCGGAGTGCCTCAGGGCCTTGAACACCTGTGTTTCCCACCTCTGTGCCGTCCTGATCTTCTACATACCGGAGTTTGGCTTGTCTCTGGTACATAGATTTGGGAATAGCTcttctcccttgcttcagattcTCCTGGGCTACGTCTACCTGCTGGTTCCACCCCTGATGAACCCAATTGTGTACAGTGTGAAAAGTAGACACCTTCGTGCAAGGATAATCAGGGTGTTTGTCAAATGA